The genomic stretch AAATCTTTAAAATTAAATATTATTAAGTTAAATTGAATATTTATAAATTCGGTTGGCAGAATATCTGTTTCAAGATTTTGGCTTTTTAGGGTGGAAAGCATTTAGCTTTCCACCTTTTTATATAGGAGGTTTTATATGAGTTTTGGAGAAAGTGTATTAACAGCTTTATTTTGCTTTGTAGTGGTTGTTATAGTTCTAGCTGTATTATGCGGCCTTATAAAGCTTTTTTCTTTAATCTTTAAAATTAATTTAAAAAATATTGATTTTAAAAATATTTTTAAGAAGAAAAAATCAAGCAAACAAAAAGTCGTCAATACTCCGACAAATAACAAAAATGACGCTTTATACGCAACAGTAACTGATGAACAAGGCAATTCTACGGTATTTAAGTTTGTGTCAATAAAATCAGTGGAGGAAAACAAGAAATGATAAAAGATGCTTTAATAAAATTATGGGAAGAATCAGGATTTGCAGCGATCACAGTTCAGCAGGTTATAATGATAGTTATTGCTTGTGTTTTAATTTATCTTGCAATAGCCAAAAAGTTTGAGCCTATGCTTCTTCTTCCGATTTCATTCGGCATATTGCTTGCCAATTTGCCCAAAACAGGCTTAATGGCTGAAGCTGGAGATGAAAACGGCGGATTGTTATACTATCTTTATTTAGGTGTAAAAAAAGGTATTTATCCTTCTTTGATATTCTTAGGCATTGGGGCAATGACTGATTTTGGTCCATTATTGTCTCGTCCCTCCAATCTGTTGCTTGGAGCAGGAGCGCAACTAGGAATAAGTGTCGCTTTTGTAATAGCTGTTGCTTTAGGCTTTTCTCCAAATCAAGCTGCTTCTATCGCTATAATAGGTGGCGCAGATGGTCCTACTGCGATTTACTTAACAATTAAATTGGCGCCCAAACTTTTACCCGCAATCACTATTGCAGCATATTCTTATATGGCGCTTATACCTATAATACAACCACCTATTATGAAATTACTTACGACAAAAAAAGAACGCGCCATCGTAATGCAAGAGCCTAGAAAGGTTTCTAAGATTGAAAAAATTTGTTTTCCTATAATAGTAACTATTTTATGCGTTTTGTTTTTACCCTCTGTTGCGCCTTTGATTGGTATGCTTATGCTAGGAAATTTATTTAGAGAAAGCGGTG from Clostridia bacterium encodes the following:
- a CDS encoding sodium ion-translocating decarboxylase subunit beta → MIKDALIKLWEESGFAAITVQQVIMIVIACVLIYLAIAKKFEPMLLLPISFGILLANLPKTGLMAEAGDENGGLLYYLYLGVKKGIYPSLIFLGIGAMTDFGPLLSRPSNLLLGAGAQLGISVAFVIAVALGFSPNQAASIAIIGGADGPTAIYLTIKLAPKLLPAITIAAYSYMALIPIIQPPIMKLLTTKKERAIVMQEPRKVSKIEKICFPIIVTILCVLFLPSVAPLIGMLMLGNLFRESGVVERLSTTAQNALINIVTIFLGLTVGATAVGETFLQLETLKIILLGLVAFCFSTVGGLLFGKLMCVITKGKVNPLIGSAGVSAVPMAARVSQQVGQKANSNNYLLMHAMGPNVAGVIGSAVAAGILLALFG